GGTCGTTGTCCTTTCCGGCGGTGAGCCGTTGCTGCGCAAAGACGTGTTCGAAATCGCCTCTTATGGTACCGCCAAGGGGCTGCGTATGGCGCTTGCTACCAACGGGACCCTCGTGGACGATGAGGTATGTGAAAAGATCAAACAGTCCGGGATTCGCATCGTTTCCCTTAGCCTTGACGGTTCAAGGGCCGAGATACATGACGACTTCCGTCACCAGACCGGCGCCTTTGAGGCGACCCTGCGTGCGGCTGAATACCTGAAGAAAAACGATATCGAGTTTCTCATCAATTCATCCTTCACCAGACGGAATCAGGACGACATCCCCAACGTCTACCGGCTGGCCGGGGAGATCGGGGCCGTGGCATGGTATATGTTCATGGTAGTACCCATGGGCAGAGGCGAGGAACTCATGGCCGAGCTTATCTCCAAGGAGGATTACGATGAAATCCTCAGATGGCACTTTGACATGGAACTGCAGGAAACCGAGATGCTGGTGCGCCCGACCTGTGCCCCCCATTACTACCGCGTAATCCAGCAGGAGGCCAAGGCGAAAGGGATCGATTTTAAACGCCGCAACCTCAAGTTCGGGACCGGCGGCGCCAAAGGCTGCATCGCCGCCCAGTCTATCGCCTTTATCGGCAGCAGG
This genomic window from Deltaproteobacteria bacterium contains:
- a CDS encoding radical SAM protein, producing MEESILTGIKQRTKPGRIFEPKWIAWEITGRCNLNCIHCRSSSTMGSDQGDFTLDEARSLIDEITSFAKPVVVLSGGEPLLRKDVFEIASYGTAKGLRMALATNGTLVDDEVCEKIKQSGIRIVSLSLDGSRAEIHDDFRHQTGAFEATLRAAEYLKKNDIEFLINSSFTRRNQDDIPNVYRLAGEIGAVAWYMFMVVPMGRGEELMAELISKEDYDEILRWHFDMELQETEMLVRPTCAPHYYRVIQQEAKAKGIDFKRRNLKFGTGGAKGCIAAQSIAFIGSRGDVQPCSYFPRAAGNVRDKSFRKIWENSALFNDIRSFKDYKGRCGSCEYLGVCGGCRARAFAISGDYMDEEPFCGHIPKKIARADNPETSEV